In Castor canadensis chromosome 6, mCasCan1.hap1v2, whole genome shotgun sequence, the genomic window GGAAATAGATTTTCCTTGGTCACAAAAATGAGGCTGATTCACACCTTGAAATTTCACTCAAGAGGAGGCTCAGCTTTGATACATTGTTCTCAATGAAGCCAATCATCTCCAGCTCCCGGAGGGTCAGCAGCTGCTGGCGGGGGTATATGATCTGGCACTGGAAGACAGAGGCACGAGCAGTTACAGCAGAGCCTATAAAGTTGGTACAGTGTTGTGAGCAAAAGACACTGCACCTGAAAGGTAATGTAAACAGCAATGGCTGATGCTGGGCAGCAATCACTCAAAAGATCAGGCACTGTGAACAAGCCCACTCTCACTGTCTCCCCCACACTCAGGGATTGTGAACAAGCCCACCCTCACTGTCTCCCCCACACTCAGGGACTGTAAATGAGCCCACTCTCAGTGTCCCAGAGGTCCCCTCACAGGTCAGCTGCTTGAACTGTCAGGTGGAACACTGACCATTTCCACAACCAAATCATAAACTGAAACCTCACTCTGCACATTCTGGAGGTTTGGTAAGGGCTGTGGTAAGTAAACAGGGTTTGTGCTCTGTGCTCCAACCTTCCTACCTGACTCATTAGGGCCCTTGCTGGCCCCTGCTGGGCTCAGCCCTCCAGACAAATTTGCACAGGCAGGCACGTGTGACGAGGGCCCAGATTCAGGTGACACAGAAGGACCCAGTTACTCACCAACAGCTTTAGGACAGTCCCAGTGTCCACTACAATGTCTTAATTTTGTATGAACTGCCCCAATTGAGGAACTTCCTTGCATTCTCAGCTCCCAGAAAAAGTTTGCACCTCTAAATTATACCTCAGAACGTCCCCCACATTCACAGCCCAAGTGGTAAATGTCACACTGCAAGAGCTGAGGACCACATCAAAGATGCCTGATGACCTTCAACACAACCAGCTTCCTTGCGGGACTGTATCACTCCGCACTCCTCCATGACAAAGCTGTGATTAGAACATCTCCTCAGATCACAAGCCCTAAAGTCAAGGCCCCACATGTGAGGCAGTGGCTTTGGGACAGTCATCACTGTAAATACCCACTCACTGGTTCACTTGGTCACCGCCCAGGCTCCCTGTACTCTAGGCTCAAAAGCTGGGATGTTAGACGCAGACCTGTGAACCATTACCTCCAGTGAACaacaatcctgtgaaatacaaTCTTCAGTCAGATGACACCTGTGAACTATGACTTTGAGTCAGGTGATACCCCATCAACTATGACCTTCAGTCAAACTATAGTCCACAGGACTATAATCTGTGAACCAAACCTGTCACTGTCCTTCCTCTTTCCAGCTAAGGAAATCTAGGCCCACAGGCAGGTCATTTATAAAGGTCAAACAGGTCCAGAACCAGGATGTGCCCAGCAGGCTGACCACAGCCCACTCACTAACCTCTACATATTGTACCTCAGATACTGAAAAATGCAGATACTGAGTCAGTAGTCATAATTTAGATCATTGCCTGAACCTCCTAGACACAAAACTACTTTCAATGTAAGAAGACAGTTAATGCCTACATTGAAGTGCTGTATTATACATCAGAACTTACTTGTTTTAAGATACACCAATAAACGAGGGACATAAAAGAAATCTAGAGATGAtcagtaggaaaaaaaacaaaggcaaccTTCATAAGTTCTTCCAAACATGAGAGGTAGATTTTGAAGATGGCTGCTGCAGAGGGTGGCCCTATATATTGCTTGATATCAGCTCTGTCCACGAAGGCCACATCGATCTTTTCAGTGATGTTGGAAGTGGTCAGGATCACCACATTGGAATGCCTGTTGTGAACAACAGCAACGACCACAGTCACTGTGTGCTCAAAGGACTCAGTCATGGTCTCTCCTACCTGACCAGGGGGATGGGCAGGAGGGACAGCCAGTAGGAGGTCTGTCGGTGGAAGAAGGGCTTGCCTACTTCCTTCTGATGGCTGTGCTCTGTGCCAGAGCCACTTCCTGGCAGACTTGCCTGGTTTTATTGAGGTCTCAGACCTCTGAGTGGGGCTCCGCTGGTGGCAATATGACTGTGCTGAACAGACTCTTCCCAGTATGTAGGCTGTGGCTGCTCTTTTGGTTGTAGAAAGCCTCCTAGACTCCATGTGACTTATTCTCTCACCTCCTTCAACTTGAAAGACCTAGCATTTGTGCAGCATCCCTGACTGTCCTGTCTGTTGCTCAATTCACAGGGCTTATCATCCAGGAACTACTGTGCAGCGGAAAGACTTATCATGGTAATTATCTGCTTCCCTTTCTGGCTTCCAAACTCCAGAGGCAGCACTGCTGCCTGGTCTGTCTACCATCTCATTGACAGCAGAGTAGGTGCAGGGCGTTTTCTTGGCCTGTACAGTCCAGTTCAAGAGGGTGTGGCTACACTGCCCTCCTGGGCTGACGGTGGGGCAGGCACATTGCAACCAGGGGAGCACAAGGGACAGTTTCACCTAGACTATGGACAGCTCCTTCCCAGGTGAGTAGGAGTGAGCCAACTGAAGAGGGCACAGGGTCCTAGGTGCCAGACAGAGGTACCCAGCAGTTGAAGTCAGGTGAATCCCCAGGCTGAATCACAACCTGGGGGCTGACATGGTGAATATAAGAAGGGGAAGCACAGTCAAGTCCACACAGAGGTAGGAAtggacagggctggtggaggacAGATGAAGTCATCCAGGCAGGGCCTAAGCCAGAAGCCTGAGGCACTAGGAGGGAACGAGGGAAAGAGGGACACAGAGGATGTGTCTCTCTGCTCGCTTCTGAGCCAAATCCCCATGGACTGATGGGAAGGAGAAATTGATCTCCTCTGAGCAGTGGGTGTGTGGGAGGCCATGAAATAACAGGGACTCAGTTAGGTGTATGGGGAGGCCATCAGTGTAATGAGGAACTCCGGTAGGTGTAGTTTCAAGGCTCAAATAAGAAGCAGGGAGCAAGCCTGCCAAAATGCCTAGACTATGAGGGAACTGACCACAGTCTTGAGGAATGCTGGAGGGGACAGGGACACTCTAAGAACACACATCCAGAAGGCTTCAGACAGGCTGTGCAGACGCCTGCAGGGAAGTGAGAAGAACAGCTTGGAGGGACCAGCTGCCCCTGCATTGTTGCTTGTGGACAAGGCTGAGGATCTGTGGAAACAGGGCCTCCACCAGACACTGCTCAATGCCAAATGTACTTTAAGAGCCATGAATGAGATGTAAACTTTGTGATTATCATAGCTGTCCTCCGTCACCTCTCATGTAAAGTCTTGCTTTTATCCCAGTGTTACCTCTTAATTTGATCAATTTGGGTCAAGACAGCATTGACCACACGGATGGCATCAGATGGTTCTGCACCTGCCCTGCAAGCACTTCGAGCAGCCGTGAGACTCTCCACCTGTGGGGACAGAGCAATGCGTCGGAAAGGATGATGCCTAGCACTTTAAGGGCAGTCACAGCTTGTGTCAATCAAATGAATCAAAGTGTGAGAAGGTATGCACATGCCTCCTGTTCCCAGGAGTTCCATGACTGGGGGAACCTGGGGGAGGGGTAAGGATCCTACAGCACAGAGAGCAGCAGACAGCAGCAGGatggaggggtggggggcaggcagATAGCACCCAGCAGACAATTCAGGCCCAGCTGACTAGCTGCAAGTGCCTACCTCATCGATCAGCACAAACACCAGAGCTTCTTTATCATCAATCAAGTCCTGGATCTTCTGGAACATCCTAGTCACCAGCTTGCCACTCTGGAACCAAAACACCCTTGAGTAGCACCAACACGCTACAGATGCATGTTGGTACCACCAGGGCCTGCAACCCTAGGGGACCCCACAAAACTACCACCTGATGGCCCCTCAGAAGACTCTCCAGCTCCAAAGAGCCAGGCCAACACACCAAATGCTCTCCCTCATTGCTTCCTATATCAGGACATTGAGCCCCAGGTCTGAATCTGTTTCTGCTCAGCATGGCACAGCACAGATGGATCCCACTTCTGGTCACCTGTGAACTCACAACCAGGAACAAGATCATACATGGCAACGGGCAAGCTGGCCAGCTGTACTCTTCACAGGTGTCCCCAACTGCCTGTGCCCTGCCTGGACACCACCACAGGGACATGTTGACACAGGGTGTCCTGGGCACACAGCCTTGAGAGGTGAAGAGTACCCAGAACGCCACCCCGTGGGACCCTCATTTCACGGACATGGAGTAAGCCCAGGGGCTGCTTGGCAGAAGGCACAGTCTTCGTGGGAATGCAGGACCTGCTGTTTGCTAAATGCCTACAGAATGTTTTGTCCACCCAGTTGGAAGTTGACAACATGACCAGAGGGTCTCCAGTCACTCTCCAACCCTACCGCCCCTGAGTCCTCTTCTAGCCACAAAGTCAACCCCACTGTCACTTTCTCATTTCACCTACTTCTCCCAGAAGCTCTGTGATTGGAGTTGTGCCTAGTATACAGTACATTGTTTTTCAGTGACAACCTTGACAATCCCAACAAGGAGAACATTTAATACTTACTTCTGAAAACCACTTAGAAAACAGGCTGTGGCTATTTATTTCAACTAATTGCCCATACCGGTACCTAGGACAACAAGAATGGAGGTGAGCAAACACTTGATCTCAGTAGCAGGCACTTGTGTTGCTTCAACATAGCACCTTCCACTGCCCGCATTCTGGGACCAACTAAGTCACCACACCACTGCCAGCAAAGTCGAGGTCCCCAGCTTTGTGCATTAGGATAGCAGACATAATACAAGCATCAAGAGATTTTGGCAGAAGCTACGTATTTTCCCCCTCCTTCCACAGAACCCTAAAGAGAGTGACAACTCTATTCCAGGGCATCCTGAGCTCTGGGGTCCTCAGGATCCTGAGCACCTGCTGGCCAACTCAAGTCTACAACAGACTCTGCTCCACCTCCTGGGATCAGCACACACGCCACCATAAgtaaacaggcaaaaaaaaaaaaaaaaaatcaatgacatgTCACCTGGCTGCAAAGGCCTGTGAGCCCCAAGAGAAGGGAAATGAAAGAGCTCCACTGGCTTTTTGTCCAGGGACTTTCTAGTCACAGTGCTGAGGGAACCCAGGACAGCACCTACCTCCCAGAACTGAGGGTACCTAGGTCAGGGTTTAGGGAGTTGGAGGTGACTAGAGGCTACAGGGCAGAGCTCCACAGGGAAAGGGGACATCAGGGAATAAATCCTGGAAACCAGCATTGCCTGTGTCTCTGCTGAATACTAAGGCATATGAGCAGGGAGATTCCACAAAGCTGGGACAAGAGGGGCCATATGTTACATTTGTGAGCTGAATGTGGTTCTGCTGGGACCCCAGGCAGAACACACGCCAGTACCAAGACAAGTCTGAATCTGGACCCCTCCCCACGGAGTTTCAGAACAAACCTCAAAAGGACCACACCAGCCATAAGTAGCTGAAATGCCAGTCAAAGAAAGACACAAAATCTAGACACCTCAAATCAGCAGATATGCCAAGGAGCAGAAACATGTGACCCCAAACTaggaaaaaagccaaagaaacagaaataatgatgatgatgcaATTGTTAGGCAAAACATTAAAATCACTGTGACAAACTTGTTCAGCATTTTAACAAGAACATAAGGAgagaaagcaaaagtaaaaagaGAACCAAATAGAATCTTCAAGGAAGAAAAATGCACTATAGAAATAAAAGTTTCAccaaatggaataaaaaaaaaaaacagtaagacaccgcagaaaaaatgaaactgaagatgAGGCAATAGAAACCGTTTAAACTCAAACAGATGGGCTGGACTctcagctcaagtggtagagtgcctgtcaacAAGCACAAagctgtaagttcaaacccccgtactactcaccaccccactccccaccaaaacaaacccaagcacattaaaaaaaaaaagagaaagaccatCAGAGGTCTGTGGAACAGTATGAAGTACTCTTACATACAAATAAACGGACTCCCAAGTAACATGTAACAACCCAGTTCTTACCAAATGTGACGAAAACCATAAGCCCTAAAACAGAACTTGAGGAGAAGCAGACAAGACCACAGAGACCTCAGTGTTCCTCTCCCAGTAAATGAGAAAGCCAGCAAGGCCATGAGCATCAGGTCTGCACTGCATAGCATTCCACCCTTGAGCAAACAACGGCTTTCAAGTGCCCTGGGACAGGCTTTGCTGCCACCCAAGGCCCAGTGCACTTTGTGAGACTGAATCAAACTGGAGACCATGCTGGAAGCAGAGGAACAAGGAGATATTTGAAGGAGAGGGACCTACAACTCATGTAAACTGGCTGAGACACAAGAGTTTTTAAACACCACAGGTCTCATTTCTGCTGCTATCCTCTCTCAGGTCACCCAAGTTACCTGCTGGACAGGCGGATGGTCAATTTCTGGGCTAATGCCTTACACAGGGATGTCTTTCCAGTTCCTGGAGGGCCTGTAATGAGAGCCAAGCACACATGTTTAAGCCAGTGTTGTCATATTTCTTAAAACAACATCAGTTGCCTTTATCCACAGAACATAAACTAAGGAAGAGAGTTCAGTGTTATAAATATTACAGTAAATACAACTTGCTAATGCACAGCTTAGGGGCTGTGAAACATTCCCAACATGCTTTAAAAGCCTTTCCTCTTTCTTACTACTTTGGGCTATACCTGTTACCACCAAACCCCTCTCAGCATGATGGGCAAACACACTGCACTTTCTCGCCTACATATTGGTGACATCTATCCTCATTGATGCCTGCCCTTGTCTTCACATTTCCTCTGTGAACCGTTCTTGGTAAATGGAGGTGGAGGGCGCCACCTTGCCAGGACTTTATTCCTGTAGTGCTGTCATTGTTGCTGTCTTTCACAACAGATAATCCTAAGGGGGTCTGCACCCATATAAGATCAGAAGAGCTAGTTTGGACCTGTAGAATCCCCCAAAGGCCATACTATAGGCTTGTTCTCCATAAAGGTGCggttgggaggtggtggatctGTGGGACCTgagctcttcctttttctccttcccagcCACGATGTGCTGCCTCTGCATGTCCAAAATGGCAAGGCTAAATGATGATGGATTGAGACCTCCCAAACTGACCCAAAGTAAAGTCGATTATTTCAGGTGTTTGTTATGGTAATGGAAAGCTGGCACACAGCAGCATATGCTAGGGCTCTTCTCGTCCACCGAGCCCCCTATCAGGGCCCCACCAGATCTTTTTATCCACCCCAAGCCGCCTGCCAGCTCTTCTTGTCCACTCCAAGCCTTCCACAGTGCCCTGCGGGCTCTTCTTGCCACTCTGAGTCCCCCCACAGTGCCCTGTAatgtgctgagtgggggtgggTTGGGATGTAGCAGCAGAACATGGAGACACATCCAACCTGGCATTCTGTATAATTTCCAGTGATGAAGGAAATACATACCTGATTCTAAACAGGAagcaatttattaaataaaataccaaCCAATTATCTTCTCTGGGTTTGCTATGCTGGGATATATGCTGTGTAAAAGACACTTTTTTAAAGATCATGGACAGTCACCCAATCTTAACTGGCACAAAGAGGCTAATTACGCTGAGATTCTCCCTTGCTATAATTTGAGTTCTCTCCTAACTTTAATGTCTTCATCTTTCCATCCAGtgacattggaaaaaaaaaaaccccaagcaaccaatattttttcctaagaacctgacagaatttctttaaaattatggcTTTTGTACTCTACCCTCACACAGTGAAGCTCTGAGAATACTACAAAGAAAATACGAGACATTTTCCATCCTAAAGAGTCATCAGTTGGGGAAATAAGATAATAtctaaaaaaaagtcacaagGCAAAAACCAGTCACTGCCAAACAAAGGTTCAGGTACTAAGCATGAATGTGTGAACTAGGTCAATGTCACAGAAAAGGAATGTTCTTGGATACTTCTGGATCCTTCAGAAAATGGAGCTGTAACTCTCTCCAGAAGGACAAAGACACAGCAGAAGCCAATTCTGTGTGGTTTATCTTGTCAGAGAAGACCCCTCACACCTTACCATGCAAAAGCACCACCCGGTTCCAGGTGATGAGGTTGCTGTCAACACTCTTGTCCGAGAACAGTAATGTCGTCATCACATAATCAAGGAGCtgacatgaaaacaaaacagatgaagGTACTGCCAAGGCAAACATTCACTCTAAGCATGCTGCTAGAGCTTGCTTCTAAATAGAAAGAGGAGAGGGCAGCCACCTCTGAAGGGATTGTCAGAGGCTTTCATTCTTGAAGGCATCTTAAAAAAGGTAAGCGGGTAAGTGCTGGCTATTACAAAGCGGCCACCTTCACTGTCAGGCCAGCACTGAAGACACAGCTCAGGTACTTATCAGGGAGTACACTCCTTCTTCTGGACAGCATTGCACACCACACTGTGGGAGTCGGGGAGCCACCTTGCTGAGGTGAGCCAGTCTCTGGGCATGGCCCAGAGAAGGAGTGATGCATGGGTCCTAGTCCGGACCTGCCTACctttctccttctgcctccttcAGCAGGGCCTACCTAAGCCCAGAGGGCTTGAGGGAGAATGAAATTCAAAGTAAGCTATCTTACTTTATCCTTCCCTCAGAGAACTGCTCAGACCAGCATCCTACTGGgtccccccaaccccctgcagGACAGGCACCTAGGACATGGGCTGCTGTGGAGAGGGGTTCCCCAAAGCCATCTGAGTCAAGAGCTAAGAGATGCTGAAGAGTACTGTAACAAAGGCTGGGTGCTGTGAGGAAAAGCACAGCAACTTACGTGTGATTTGACTTCCACGTCATACACTAAGCTGTCCCAGAGTCCGTGGAATTCAGCTGtgacagagaaaaagataaagCCCTAATTTTAGAAAGCAAGCACATGCCTGCTGGTCAGGTCTGCCCCAAGCCCCTGATGACTTTCACTGCTCCACAGCTGTAGACTAAGATTCTGAAGTGcagttttcttcaaattttaatttttattaaaattaaaaacacaaagcaaaggcCAGTCACATGGCTAAAGTGAAGTAACAGAATTTCTCTGTCAGTCATGTTACCACGCACAATCATCTTTAACGTGAGCTCTCCCCACATGGCAGGCTGAGCCATAAAACCTGGTAACTGAATTAACAAATGATTCCACCTGCTAAGACAGCTGAGCAAGAGGACCAGCTGGGCAGGGGAGCACCGGCCGCATTCTAAGTTGGCTACCATCTCTGAAATGCCTGTCCAATGCAGGAACAACACAGTCTCGTTCTGGATATGTCTTCCTTTTGTAACTGCTACGGTTTGAATCTGGAGAGCCCCCCGAAGGCTCCTGTGTAAACGCATGGTCCTCAGCTTGGTACTGTTGAGAGGCTGTGGAACCTTAAAAAGGCTGAGTCTAGTGGGAGGTTTTAAGTCATATGGGACTGTCCTTAAAGGGGACAGTTATACAAGGTCTCTTGCTGTACCCGACCATGAAATGAACAAGCTTCCTCTGCTACACACCCCCCATGATATACTGCCTTGCCATAGGGCCAAAGCAATAGGGCCACTGGTttggactaaaacctctaaaattaTGAGCCAAAGCAAACTTCTTATAAGCCAATTATCTATCTCAACTATTTGCTATAGTAATGGAAGGGTGATTAACACAATGatatacttttcatttcttaagAGGTGAAACATCCTAAAATCCTACAAAACTAATGAACAGAATCTCCTTAGTGACCTGGCTTAGCAAGCATCAGGGGTGTGCAACCCTCTGACCTCAACCATCCTTGGCCATACCACACCATGATTGGTGCTCAGTACCTGTACACAGAGCCCAGTGAGCTCGGCCACCTTCAGCCAGACCCACAAAAGTGGTGCTCCATACCTGCAGGCAGAACCCAGTGATTTGCTGCAAttatattttctgtctcttcctccaGATTTTCACTGCTGGGGCCATCCTCATTCAACTGGAAGATGTGAAGTACGACGGTACACACACTCAAGTCAATAGGCTATTGATGAAAAGGGAAGAGCAAATAAAGCTACACAATTCAAACTGTCTCCCTTTTTAGTTCCAGCTATACACACTAGATGCTGAAGTTCAAAAGTAGACTTCAGGGCATAGTATGTTAGTAACTAGTTAgtagactgggggtgtggctcaagcagtagagtgcctgctttgcaagagctaagctctgagttcaaaccccagtccaccccTCCCAAAAAcctccacttaaaaaaaaattgcaaactaACACGTGCTTGTCGAGAAAAATGCAAACAGCACAGGATGAAGACCTCAAAGATGATGCACTCACACACTTCTGACCTCTGAGTTCTTCTATGcatagtttcctttttcttttttcctcctttcagttTGAAAttatcaaatatgtcattttcTCTCAAAATTAGGATGAGCTTCaaaaaaataatgcagaaatGAAGGGGTGTGCAACCCTCTGACCTCGGCCATACCATTCCTTCTGGCTTATCAGGGAGCTACACCTATTATTTGGAGATATCctatagaatattttcatctttgcCTTCATCTTACATCTCTATGAACTCATCTATGTCCACTTTATATTGATGTTTGAGAAGGCATTACTCACTCAGCTCGCTCATTCACTACAACTGTTCCAGACTGAGCCATTGGGGGCTAATTCAGGTCAGCTCCTGTTTTCCTGTGACATACCTCGTATTTTGTGCTTTGAGTGTTTGTAACTTTCTGATACTACAAGATGATCCAGTTTTATCTGTTAATTTGCCTCCCTACCTCTAGAGTTAACTATGCATCCACGAAACCCAGGTCTCTTTCACTGAAGAATATTGGGGTCCCCCAAAGAGCAGTTGAGCCTTCCCTCCCTCACCGTATCAACATGGCAGGACAAGGTGGAACTGGGCACAGCTGACTAACTGAACACAGTTTGGGGcagctttctcttccctccccttagTGAAAGTGGGCCTTCTGGGGAGCTGATTGTGCAACCCCCACTCAGAGGTGGGGAGTTAAGATTGTACACTCGCAATCAAAGGTGGGAAGCTGATCATCCTTCCCACTTAGAGATGGGGAGCTGACCGTGAACCCCCACTTAGAGGTGGGAGCTGACTGTGGATTCCCACTTAAGAGGTTCCACTTAAGAGGTGGGAACTGATTGCATACTCCCCTGTGGAGTTGGTTAGCTGATTGCACACTCCCACTCAGAGGTGGGAGCTATTGTACACCCTTTCACCCCATGACTTCAAGGAATAGTGAGTCAGTGCCCCACTTCTGTTAGTGTGTGGTCAGCAGCACCCTGTAGGAAGCTATATACTCATCTACTTGGTCCTCAGCTGAGGGACTGCTTGCTTAAAAAAACTGGACATAGTGTCTCTTAACTTAACATATCAAGTATCTAGGATTTAAGAGAAAACCACGTGTCACAGCAAGAATCAGGGACACAACATGAGtgagaaaagacaacctacaaGTTGAACAGACATCAGTGTGGACATGCTGCCTGAGGGACAATGGCTACTACGTATAATTTTATGCAATGTTAGGTTTGCTGCAGATGGCTAATATTACAATATGTTCTTCAAAGTTATCTTTATTTAGTACTAATCAATCCTTCCTACTTGTTCCTGTTCATAGAACTGTGTCGTTTCTTCTCTTTGACTGGATCCTGAGCTTACCCAAATGGAGATCATAGCAGTGTGTTTGGGGCTCTTCTGGGACAATGTGCCAGATAATCTGAGATCATTAAAACTTTTCACAGCCAACCCCAGTTGTGTGCAAGCTGTGCTATCTGTTTTCCACAGCAGTGATGGAAGCTTGTCCTTTCCCCTCaggctagccaaagcatccatgatGGTATCAGATCTTAGCATGGATAAAATTCAATGACACAACTGTTAGTTTTAACATCAATGAGGAGATCAAGTCTACAGTCTAAAACcaattctttattttactttttttttttttgcaatgcagagccttgcacaagctaggcaagtactctaccactgagatgcaTTCAGCCCTCATAATCAATTCTTCATAAGGCAAGAACTGTGTAGCACATGGAGATGCAGATCTCCAAGTGTTTTTTACACTAGTGATAGTCTGTCTCGGTGTTTCCATTGCTTTCACACAAAGCTCCCCTAACTGCCACACACAAGCTCAGGAAGATGGTGAGCGAGGCAGTGTGTGTGCAGGACTTGATGAAGGGCCTCTGCAAGGCAGGCCCGTCTCCTCATTTCTGTAACACCACACTTCCCACAGTCCCGACCCACTCACTGCGCAGTCTATGAATACCTGCTGACTGACAGTGGGAGACGCACTGGGCCTCTGTCAGCACAGAGCCCTAACCTACAACCCTGTATTGTGATCTGTCCTCACTTTGCTGAAAGTACACAGACAGCAAGGCCACACCTTACTCCAGCACCTGGCTGCAAGGAGGACAGCCAGAGCTTGTCTAAGTCACCCAAACCAACAGATAAGCAGGGAATACCCCATCAAAGCAGTTTTCGTGACTCCGGACTTTGCACTAAGTGTTCCTGAGAAAGTTACCTGAGGAACTTTAGCTTTTAATTCCGTGTCAACAATAGACACAGACTGCACATTTCTGGTCAGAAAAGGCTCATCAAACTCGGTCCAGGTATAATCTCCAAACACAATATTATGCCTGTTGAGCAGCTTCCGAACGCTCAgctttatatcttcttttttcgCAGTGCTAGAAAAGGAAACACACGGAAGAAGTCCGTTTAAAGCATCATTCAAAACTAAGCATTTCTCAAAAACTCGGACTAGCCCTAAGAAAGTCATCAGT contains:
- the Trip13 gene encoding pachytene checkpoint protein 2 homolog — translated: MDEAVGDLKQALPCVAESPAVHVEVLQRSGSTAKKEDIKLSVRKLLNRHNIVFGDYTWTEFDEPFLTRNVQSVSIVDTELKAKVPQPIDLSVCTVVLHIFQLNEDGPSSENLEEETENIIAANHWVLPAAEFHGLWDSLVYDVEVKSHLLDYVMTTLLFSDKSVDSNLITWNRVVLLHGPPGTGKTSLCKALAQKLTIRLSSRYRYGQLVEINSHSLFSKWFSESGKLVTRMFQKIQDLIDDKEALVFVLIDEVESLTAARSACRAGAEPSDAIRVVNAVLTQIDQIKRHSNVVILTTSNITEKIDVAFVDRADIKQYIGPPSAAAIFKIYLSCLEELMKCQIIYPRQQLLTLRELEMIGFIENNVSKLSLLLSEISRKSEGLSGRVLRKLPFLAHALYIQAPTVTIEGFLQALSLAVDKQFEEKKKLSAHV